Part of the Flavobacterium sp. KS-LB2 genome is shown below.
ATTATCAATATAAACGGTTCCTGCTGGTGCACCAGACAGTACTAATTGAGCAATGTGTCCTTTGGTTGTTAAACCCGTAAATTCTGAAAATGGGATATCATAACTGTTCCATCCCGATAAATTAGGCGTACGCGTTACTTCAAACTCTACATCATCTCCTCCTTGGTACACGCCATTGGCACCAAAATCAACTAATTTAACTCGAAAAGCGGTCAAATCAGGTGTCCATACATCAATATGGAAATACAGCATTTGTGTAGCGTCTATCGTTCCTGTAGCGTCTACTCCAAAATAATTCAAATTCGTATATTTCTTAGTATCATTTCCAGCAATTTGCATATCTGTCAAAGTACTTCCAACTGACCAATCTGTTCTCCAAGTCGTGACAGGAACATTTGTGTAAGTATTACTAAACATAGATATAACATTTGCTGCCGGCGTTGTAGGTATTGGTGCAGCAACAGTAGGTTCTGTTGGCGCGACTACTACGGTTGATTTATAGAAGTAAAAATTATCTAAATACACTGTTGTTCCTGATGGTGTAGATGACAAACTCATTTGAAATACATTGCTAAAGTTTATCCCTGGAAAGTTAGCAGCATTTAAAATCACATCAAAGCTATTCCATCCTGCTGCAATTGTTAAAGTCACTCCAGATTCTACAGGACCAGGATTTATAAGATTAATTTTTACCGAAGTGGCACTTGAAGACCATAAATCAACATGCATTTTAGTCATATCAGAAAGATCAAAGACCTCAGCACCTGGTAATGTTATTCCTTGATAATTAAAATTACTTAGTTTTCTTGTGTTATTAGTTGCAATAAGCTCATCTGTCACATCTGTAGACTGACCCCAACATTTACACCAATCTCCCGCTTTATAAACCGCATAAGCTTCACTATAAATAGATTTCACATCAGTTGCAACTCTCACTGGAGGTGTTGGAGCAGCTTCAGTAGGTGCTGTTGCCGCAACTGGAGCAGTTATTTTTGCAGAAAAAGTAATATTATCCACATAACAGACATGATCAGCCGATCTTGTAGTTCCTTCAGGGATAAAATCAGGAAACACAATGATTTGATCAATTCCGGTAGAAACACCTTCGCCTATTTTCCCGGCAAAGTTGAATGTCAACTCCTCCCATTCGTTTATTTTAGTATTAGTAACGGTAATTTCTCCCGTAGAACCACCATCAGGTCGTGCTAATTTAATACCCACTTTACTGATGACATCTTTATATACCATCATTTTAATAGTACTGTTCGTTTCATTTAATGTAAAAGTACCAATCCCATTAGTACCAGAAGCATGAGCCGTTTCAAAACCAGTATACCAGGCGCCTGCAACCAAAGCAGTAAATTTAGCTGCTGTATTAGACGTATTGATTCCTGTTTTGTCAGGGTTTGATGCCAATAATGAAGCAGTTGATCCTCCTGAAGGATTATCAAAAGAAGTCAAAACCCAAGTAGATCCATATTCCCCTGTTTCAAAAGTAACGGGTGCGTATGGGGCTGTAGCCGGAGGAGCTACTATAGCAACTTTATTAAAATAAACATTATCTATAAAGATTGTTCCTGGTGAACCCGAGAAAACAAACTGTGCAATATGCGCTTTTGTCGTAAGTCCTGTAAATTCTGAAAGCGGAATTTCTAGGCTGTTCCAACCACTTAAAGTTAAAGTACGAGTTATTTCAAACTCCTTATCATCGCCACCCTGATAGGCACCATCAGCACCAAAATCAACTATCTTCACTTTGAATGTGGTCACATCTGGAGTCCAAACATCAATATGAAAGTTAAGCATTGCTGAAGCATCAATTTTATTAGCTTCAGTAATTACCCCAAAATAACTTAAGTCAGTATATTTTTTAGTGTCATTTCCAGCCACTTGAATATCTGACAAAACATTTCCAGATTGCCCCCAATCCGCTCTCCAATTATCAACTGTAACATTAGTGTAAGGATTACTAAATAAAGAAATAACATCAGCAGCAGCTACTGTAGGTGTTGGTGCAGCTATTATTGGAGTTGTAGCTGCGGGTTTTGCAGAAAAAGTAACATTATCAAAATAACTAGTAGTTTCAGCAGTTCTCGCATTAAAATCTAAAAAGAAGATAATTTGATCAATATTGATGGTTTCAAACAACCCTATTTTCCCTGAGAAGTCAAATGTCAATTCTTCCCATTCGTTAATTTTAGTGTTAGCCACTTTAATTTCTTGTTGCGCACCACCATTTGCTATTGCAAATTTGATGGCCACATCACTAATAACAGATTTATAGACCATTATTTTAATTATGCTATTGGAAGTACTCAAAGTAAAAGTACCAATACCATTTGCTCCAGAAGCGTGGGCTGTTTCAAATCCGGCGTATGGAGCCGCACCTGAAACCGTTGTTCCAGCTATAAATTTCCCTACCGTTGCTGAACTGTTAATTCCGCCTGGAAATGGATTAGGAACTTTAGAATATCCAGCTCCACTTCCATTTTCAAAAGTGGCAAATGACCATGTAGAACCGAACTCTCCGTTCTCAAAGGTTATTGGTGCGTTTTGTGAAAACCCTATTGAAAAAACCAATAGGAAAATGAATAAAGTAATGTTCTTCATAATTTTGAGTTTATAGTTATTCTCAAATTTATGAATCTATTGTATTGTGATTTTAAATTATAAGTATCTAAAAACTATACAACACCCCAAAGAAATCCTACTATCAAAAATAACAGTAAATAGTACTGCAACTGAGGCTTAGCTCTATTTTACAAGACACTAATAAAGAAAAACAAAACTTCATTACACTACGATGTTGTGGTAATGTTATGGTGAATTCCTATTTCAATCACTTTATTTTTAAATAAAACATAATTTATTATTAAATAAAAAACCATAATCACAAAAAAATACAGAAATAAATACATAATTATAAGTGAGATTACTTAAAAAAATCCCGCAATGTAATTAAACAAGGCGGGATTAAATAACACTATATGTTTACTAAGCAATATTACAACTCCAATGCTTTTTTAGGATTGTTATCCATCAATAATTCCATTGGATTTTCTAACGCTTCTTTTACAGCTACTAAGAAACCAACAGACTCACGACCGTCAATAATTCTATGGTCATAAGACAACGCTACATACATCATTGGGTGAATTTCTACTTTACCGTTTACAGCAATTGGACGCTCAATAATATTGTGCATACCCAAAATTCCTGATTGTGGAGGATTGATAATTGGCGTAGATAACATACTTCCAAAAACACCACCGTTAGTAATCGTGAAGGTTCCTCCAGTCATATCATCTACTGTGATTTGTCCGTCACGTGCTTTTAATGCTAATCTTTTAATATCTGCTTCAACCCCACGAAAAGTCAAGTTCTCTGCATTACGAACTACAGGAACCATTAATCCTTTTGGCCCTGAAACCGCAATTGAAATGTCACAAAAATCGAAAGCAATCTTATGATCACCATCCATCATTGAATTTACATCTGGAAATAATTGCAATGCTCTAGTTACTGCTTTGGTAAAGAAAGACATGTATCCTAAACCAATTCCACCATGTTTTGCCTTAAACGCATCTTTGTATTCGTTACGAATCATATTGATTGGCGTCATGTTTACTTCGTTGAAAGTAGTCAACATGGCTGTTTCGTTTTTGGCAGCAACTAATCTTTCTGCTACTTTACGACGCAACATCGATAATTTAGTTCGCTCTGTTCCACGAGATCCACCAGTAGGAGTTCCCATTGAAGGCACTGCATTTACAGCATCATCTTTAGTAATTCTTCCGTCTTTTCCAGTTCCTGTTATGGAAGCTGGTGCTATATTTTTTTCGTCTAATATTTTTCTTGCCGCTGGAGATGGAGTTCCTGAAGCGTAAGTTGCTGCTGGAGCTACTGCTACTGGAGTCGCTTTTGGAGCTTCTGCTTTAACTTCAGCTTTTGGAGCTTCAACTGCAGCCACTGGCGCGTCACCTGACGGTTTTGCTGCACTAGTATCGATTAAACAAACTACCGCTCCTACTGCTACTGCATCGCCTTCTTCTGCTTTTAAAGTAATGATTCCGCTTGCTTCTGCTGGCAATTCTAATGTTGCTTTATCAGAATCAACCTCAGCAATTGCTTGGTCTTTCTCTACATAATCTCCGTCTTTTACCAACCAAGTTGCAATTTCAACTTCTTTTATAGATTCCCCTGGTGATGGGACTTTCATTTCTAAAATCATCTTTCTTTTAGTTTAAAGTTTAAAGTTAAATCATTTAAAGTTTAAGGTTTAAAGTTCTACAAATGGGACTTTAAACCTTAAACTTTAAACTTTTTTCTATCTAAATAAATTTTTATCAAACACCATTTTTATGGCATCAGCATGACGGCGTTTTGCTCTGGTGTAACTTCCTGCGGCCGGAGCTGCATAAGCCTTAAGAGAAGCTAATCTCCATTTTACTAGATCAAAATTCATCAACATATAGCTGTAAGCGCCCATATTTTTTGGTTCTTCTTGTGCCCAAACGTAATCATCGGCATCTGGATATTGCGCTATAATTGCTTTTAATTGCTCAACAGGCAATGGGAATAATTGTTCTATCCTAACAACTGCGACATCTTTACGTCCATTATTTTCTCTTTCAGCGATGATGTCATAATAAAATTTACCAGTACAGAAAACCAATGTTTTCACATCTGCTTTGTTTACAGTTGCATCATCAATTGTTTCTTGAAAACTTCCGCTTGCTAACTCTTCTACTGTAGAAACACATCTTGGATCACGCAACAAACTCTTTGGTGTAAAGACAACAAGTGGTTTACGGAAAGTTGTTTTCATTTGTCTTCTTAACAAGTGAAAGAAGTTGGCTGGCGTTGTACAATCGGCAACATACATATTATGTCTGGCGCAAAGTTGTAAATAACGCTCCATTCTTGCTGAGGAATGCTCAGCTCCTTGGCCTTCGTATCCGTGTGGCAATAGTAAAACAATTCCGTTTTGATTGTTCCATTTGTCTTCTCCACAAGAAATGTATTGATCAATCATAATTTGGGCTCCATTACTGAAATCTCCAAACTGTGCTTCCCAAATGGTTAAAGCATTAGGATTAGCTAATGCATATCCGTAATCAAAACCAAGTACGCCATATTCTGACAAAAGAGAATTAAAAATATTGAATTTTCCAGTAGCTCCTTCTAAATTACTTAGCAAGGTTACTTCTTCTTCAGAATCTTCTACTTTCACTACTGCGTGGCGGTGAGAGAAAGTTCCACGCTCCACATCTTGGCCAGAAATACGGATGTCATACCCTTCTGTCAAAAGAGAACCGTATGCTAATGTTTCAGCAGTACCCCAATCTACGGCGTTGTTATCGTAACCGGTTTTTCTATCAGAGACAATTTTACTTATCTTATTGATAAATTTCTTGTCTGTAGGTAAAGTTGAAACCGTTTTTATAATAGAATCTAGCGTTTCTTTTGAAAATGAAGTGTCGTAATTTTGCAACATTTGTGTATCCGTAACCTGCTCAAAACCTTTCCACTCATTTTTCATGAATGGGGTTATGATAGTTAAATCTTTCTTACGGGATTCCTCTAAGTTTACTTCTAACTTAGATTTGTATTCTTGCTCTAATCCTTTTACAAAAGTAGCATCAATTACTCCGTCAGCAAGTAATTTCTCCATGTAAATATCTCTTGGATTCTTATGCTTAGCAATGATTTTATAAAGAACGGGCTGCGTAAAACGAGGCTCATCCCCTTCATTGTGTCCGTACTTTCTATACCCAAGCAAATCGATAAAAACGTCACGCCCAAATTGCATTCTAAAATCTAATGCAAATGACATTGCGTGTACTACTGCCTCAGCATCATCAGCATTGACATGCAATACTGGCGAAAGCGTTACTTTGGCAACATCTGTACAATACGTAGATGAACGCGCATCTAAGTAATTGGTTGTAAAACCAACTTGATTATTAATTACTATATGTATAGTCCCTCCGGTTTTGTAACCGTCAAGTTGCGCCATTTGTATAATTTCATATAAAATCCCCTGACCAGCAATAGCTGCATCACCGTGAACGGCAATAGGCAATACTTTAGAGAAATCGTTAGGGAAATATTTATCTTGTTTTGCTCTTGTAATTCCTTCAATCACTGCGCCAACTGTTTCAAGGTGTGAAGGATTTGGAGCCAAATTGATATTTATATTTTTTCCAGTGCTAGTAACTTTGTCAGCCGTAAGTCCTAAATGGTACTTTACGTCTCCGTCAAAATATTCCTGGTCGTAATCTTTACCATCAAATTCACCGAAGATATCTTGAGTAGATTTTCCAAAAATATTTGCCAAAACATTCAAACGGCCTCGGTGTGCCATTCCCATTACAAATTGTTCAACTCCTTTTTCAGCTGCTTTTTCAATTAAAGCGTCTAAAGCTGGAATGATTGATTCTCCACCTTCAAGAGAAAAACGTTTTTGACCTACATATTTAGTATGTAAAAAGTTTTCAAAAGAAACGGCTTGGTTTAATTTATTCAGAATTGATTTCTTTTCTTCCAAAGAAAATTTAGGTTGGTTGTCATTGACACCTAATTTTTTCTGAATCCACTCTACCACTTCTGGCTTACGAATGTACATGTACTCTACCCCAATATGCTGACAATAAATAGTATCAAGGTGAGTTATAATTTCTTGAAGGGTACAAGGCTGTATATTAATCACTTTTGCCGCATCAAAAACAGTATTTAAATCTGCTGCTGAAAGTCCAAAATTAGTGATTTCAAGTGTAGGAGATGAAGTTCTTCTTTCACGAACGGGATTTGTCTTCGTAAACAAATGCCCTCTAGAACGGTAGCCATCTATTAATTTCAATACATTAAATTCCTTTTGAAGCTTATCTGATACTAAATTAATATCTGAGTTATTTGCTGCAAAATTAGCGATTTGCTCCACCTTGTTTTCCTCATTGTAAGTCGTCATCCCAAAGTCAAAACCTTGAAAAAAACTCCTCCAACTTGGCTCAACGCTATCTGGATTCTCTAAATATTGATCGTATAATTGTGCGAAAAATTCGGTGTGTGCTGCGTTTAAAAATGAAAACCTATCCATAATATTTAGTGAATATACTTTTTTGTTAAAATAGTTTGGCAAAAGTACAATAATAGAATAAATTTATAATTTATTTTAAGATACTTTTACATTGAAAAATGTTAAAAAACTGAAAACTTATGACACAGAATAGCTTTTTAGACGATTCCAAATCAATATTAGTACTCATTACTCTATTTTTTTCAAGTTGTCTCTTTGCACAACAAAATACAACACCTCAGAAAACGCAAAATGAGTTTTGGAGGAATGTGCAATTTGGAGGCGGAATTGGCTTAGGCTTTGGCTCTGGATATACAGACATTTCAGTAGCTCCGAGTGCTATTTATAATTTCAATGAATATGTAGCTTTAGGTGTTGGCCTTCAGTATAAATACTTAAAGCAAAAGGATTTTTATGCATCCCATTTATATGGAGGGAGTATTATAGGTCTTTTTAATCCAATACAAGAAATCCAACTTTCGGCAGAACTAGAGCAATTAAGAGTCAATGTAAATTTAGATGGATCAAATAGCAATTCACAAGATTACTGGAATACGGGATTATTTATTGGTGCGGGATACCGATCTGGAAATGCAACAATTGGGGTGCGTTACAATGTTTTAACGGATAAAAATAATATTTACGGCAGCGCATTTATGCCGTTTATTAGATTTTATTTTTAACTCCGTTAAACTCACAATTATCTTACTCTAATTTTCCAGTTTCTGAAGCACTCGGAGAGGAATACTTATTCCTAAACCATACTTTTTGCCATTCTCTTTTTAGAATTAAAAAAGCAACATCTTCGGACAAAACAACCAAATCAGAACCATCGAGTTTTTTTATTTCTTCTTCGGAAACATCGATTATGTATAGTAAATTGAGGTATTCAGCAAATTTGTATTGAATAAGTCGGTAGATTTTTTCATGAAGCTGTAACTTCAATTCATTAGCAGAAATACTCAAAGGGAAATCAATTGCTTCGTTAGCCAAATTGAAGTCCTTATTCATTTGCTCGATTAATTTCAAATATAAGTTTTCGCCTTCTGCTTCAGTAAGTAGTAAATCGGTGTTTTTTGGAACTATAAACATATCTTTAAAATTTCAATAGCAATAGCAATTTTCAATATTGTTATTATGTACAATTTACTTCTTGTTAAATTTCAAATATCAACTTTCAAAGTCAAAATTACTGTTGATTATTGAAATTGAATTACACTTTCCTTCCCATTAAATTCTCTCCAAAAGCTTTCAGCATTTCTTTTTTATCAGCACTAATATTCATTTGATCCAAGGTTTGAAAAGCCTTAAAAGTAAAATCCTGTATCGCTTCTTGTGTTGCTTTTGAAGCACCTGAGCTGTCAAAAAGTTCTTTTACCGTTTTAATTTTTTCAGTATTGTCCTCTGGTTGAATGGAGAACAATCGTCTCAATTCCTTTGCTTCCTCATCTTTTGAAAAAGCAACTGCTTTAAGATACAAATATGTTTTTTTATTTTCAATTATATCACCACCAACTTGTTTTCCAAAGGTTTCAGGATCACCAAAAGCATCTAGAAAATCATCTTGCAACTGGAAAGCCAAACCTAAATTCAGTCCGAAATCATAAATTAAATTTGCATTTTCTTCTGAAGTTTCTGCAATAATCGCTCCCATTTTCATGGCTGCAGCTACCAAAACAGCGGTTTTATATTGAATCATTTTAAGGTATTCTGGAATGGTAACATCATTTCTTTCTTCAAAATCGACATCCCATTGTTGACCCTCACAAACTTCTAGCGCTGTTTTGCTAAATAACTTGGCTAAATCCCGAAAAATAATAGGTTCATATTGTTCAAAATATTGGTACGCTAAAATCAGCATCGCATCACCCGACAAAATTCCGGTGTTGACATTCCATTTCTCGTGAACCGTTTCCTGTCCTCTTCTCAATGGCGCATCATCCATAATGTCATCATGCACTAATGAGAAATTATGAAAGACTTCAACAGCAAGAGCAGCTGGCAACGCTTTTTTATAATCCGCATTAAAAACCTCGGCGCTCATTAAGGTAAGCACAGGACGCATTCTTTTACCTCCAAGATCTAATATATAATGTATGGGTTCATATAGATTTCTAGGCTCTTTGGTTTCATATTGTGATTTCAAATAATCCGAAAGAAACTCTTGATACTGGTAAATAGAATGCATAAATAATTTTTTGGCTAATTTACAGTATTCAATTTGCATTACAAACTCCGATTTACTATCAAATGTTAAATAAATCAAAATACATTGGAAACTATTTTAGTATTCGAAGTTTCCTTATTACTTTTGCAAACGAAAATTTAACATTTACGATTTATTCTATTCTTAAAATAAATTCCAAATACAACGCAACGAATTATGAAAACAAAGTGGACAGTTGACTCCAATCAATCAGATGTTCTTATAAAAATGAGACACTCAATAATTGCTTATTTGGCCGGTTCCATCAATAAATTTAACGGACATATTGATATTGAGGATAATCAGATAGAAGATGCCTCAATAGAATTCTCTTTGAATGTCAATAATAAAGACGCAAAACTAGAGCAAATAGAAACACAATTAGGATTAAATGACCTATTCGATGTTAGGGAATTCCCAATTATTACCTTCAAATCGACCTCATTTGAAAAAATCAACAAAAACATTAATTTTTTAAAAGGAAATCTAACCATCAAGAACATTACAAAAGTGGTAGAACTTGATGCTGAATTCATAGGATTCAATACTTATGATGGAGATCAAAAAGCTGCTTTTGAAATAACAGGACATATAAATCGTAAAGATTTTGGATTAAACTTTACTTCTTTCCATCAAGCCGGCGGGTTAGCTTTAGGGCAAGATATTAAATTTATGGCCAATTTAGAATTAACGGTTTAATTCAAAGATCAAATGTTAAATAAACTTAAAATTTAAGGAAACTATTTTGGTTTTCAAAGTTTCCGAATTACATTTGCACAAATTTTAACCGTTGTAGTATATCAAACGGGACAACAAAAAAGAAAATGAAAGAGAAAATTATAGCTAAAGCAAAGGAGATGTTTTTGAAACTAGGTTTCAAAAGCATTACTATGGATGATATTGCTGGTGAAATGTGTATATCCAAGAAAACGATTTATAAATATTTTGCCAATAAGGAATTGTTGATACACGAGAGCACACAAGTGCTTCACAAGGAAGTTCACGAAATTATTACCGAAATTATTTCTCGAGATTACAACGCAATAGAAGAAAACTTCCAGATCAGAAAAATGTTTGCTGACATGTTCAAATCTACTGATACTTCTCCTATTTATCAGCTAAAAAAACATTATCCAGAAGTGTATGAAACCGTTTTAGAATACCAAGTTCAAGAATGTGAAAGCTGTTTCAAACAAAATATTGAAAAAGGAATTGCTCAAGGCTTGTACAGAAAAGACATCAATATCGAGGTTTATGTTAAACTTTATTATGCTTTGATTTTTACTATTAATGAAAATACACGCTCCGAAAGAGAAGCTGCTGCCTTAGAAATGGAAGCACTGGAATACCACACCCGAGCAATGGCTACAGCCAAAGGGATTGCCGAATTAGAAAAAAACTTACTTAACCCAATTACTTAAACAATGAAAAAAATCATCATACTATTAACCCTAACATTTGCACTTGGCGCTACTGCACAAGAAGTCAAATCGCTTACGCTGAAAGAAGCCATCAACTTCGCTTTAGAAAATAAAGCCGACGCTAAAAAAGCAAAACTAAAAGTAGAAAACAGTGAATATCAAATTCAGGAGGTACGTTCCAGAGCTTTACCGCAAATTTCTGCCAACGGTAATTTGACTTACAACCCTGTAATACAAACCACTGTAATTGATGGAGCAGGATTTGGACAACCAGGAACAACCATTCAGGCAGCTTTTGGTCAAAAATGGGTTTCAACGGCAGGTGTTTCTTTGACACAAGCACTATTCGACCAAACCGTTTTTACCGGTTTGAAAGCAGCAAAATCTACTAGGGAGTTTTACCAAATCAACGAACAATTAACCGAAGAACAAGTAATTGAACGCGTGGCCAATAATTATTATCAGGTTTATGTTCAAAGACAAAAACTGAGTGTTATTGACAGTATGTATAAAAATACCACTAAAGTAAAAGACATCATTAAAGGTCAGTATGATAATGGTCTAGCCAAAAAAATTGATTTAGATCGAACTTTAGTAAGGATTTCAAACATCAATACACAGCGTCAACAAGTTTTGAATGCAGTTCAAATTCAAGAAAACGCATTGAAATTTTACATGGGAATGCCAATAGAAACTCAAATCGAAATTCCACAAACGGCATTTGAAGTGAGCCCACAATCATTATCAGAAGTTCCAAATACGGCAAACAGAACAGAATATTTACTTTTGAAAAAACAAGAACAGCTTTTATTTTATCAAAAAAAGGCTGTTGAGGCGGGTTATTACCCAACATTATCTTTGAGCGCAGGATACAATTACATTGGTCAAGGTCCAAAAATGCCTATTGGTGGAAAACCATCTGACGGTGTGTATTGGTCAGATTTCTCTTCTATCGGTTTGAATTTAAAAGTGCCCATTTTTACTGGATTTGGAACTCGTGCCAAAGTAAGACAAGCCGATATTGATTTGAGAACTATAAAAGAAGACATCAACGATACCAAATTATCTCTTGATCTGGCTTTCGCCAATGCAAAAACGCAAATTGACAACAGTCTAACCACAATCAACAATCAAAGAGAAAATGCGCAGTTAGCCAAAGAAGTTTTAGAAAACACTAGAAACAATTATGTACAAGGTTTAGCCTCATTAACTGATTTACTAGATGCAGAAAACTCATTGACCGAAGCACAAAACAACTATACATCTGCAATTCTAGACTACAAATTAGCAGAAATACAATTAATCAAATCAAAAGGCGAATTAAAAACACTTATAAATAACTAATAAAAATGAAAAAAAATATACTAATCATAGTCGCAATCGTAGCATCTTTAGCCGGTATCGCATACGTCTTAATGAATAACAAAAAAGAAAACGAAGCAAAAACAGCAATTGTAGCAGAGAAAAATGCCAGTGTTTCGGTAAAAGTTGCAACGGTAAAAATCGAAGAAGTTTCTCTTGATTTTTCTGCCAATGGAAATTTTGCACCATTACAAGAATTAAGTTTTTCTGCAGAAAAACCAGGAAGAGTGGTTCGTGTTTTAGTTGAAGAAGGAGACCGTGTAAGAATAGGACAAACTTTAGCGATTGTAAGAAGCGAACAAATTACGGCTGACTTACAAACTGCACAAGCTTCGTATCAAAATGCATTGACGGATTATGGTCGTTTTGAAAATGCATTCAAAACTGGTGGTGTGACAAAGCAACAATTAGACCAGGCCAAATTGAATTTAGTAACTTCAAAATCAAGATTACAACAAGCAAAAGTTAATATTGGCGATACTAATATAAAAGCTACCATAAACGGAATTGTAAATAAAAAATATATTGAGCCGGGATCAGTTCTTGGTGCTGCAACGCAAATGTTTGACATTGTAAATGTTTCAAAATTGAAGTTGAAAGTAAACGTTAACGAAAATCAAGTTGCAGGTTTAAAAGTAGGCAATACAATTACCGTAAAAGCAAGTGTGTATCCTGATGCTACATTCTCTGGAAAAATTACCTTCATCGCGCCAAAAGCAGATGCAAGTTTGAACTTTCCAGTAGAAATAGAAATTTCTAATAACGCTTCAAATGATTTGAAAGCCGGAATGTACGGAACTGCTGAATTTGCTTCAAACCAACAAAAACAATCGTTGATGATTGTTCCTAGAAATGCTTTTGTAGGAAGTGTGAGCAGCAACGAAATATTTGTAATCGAAAATGGAACTGCTAAACTGAAAACGGTCACTGCAGGAAGAATCCTTGGTGATAAAGTAGAAATTTTAAATGGACTTTCTGATGGTGAAACTGTAATTGTTACAGGTCAAATCAATCTTCAAGACGGATCTAAAGTAGATGTTATTAAATAAGTCGTAAAGTCGTAAAGAAACAGCTCAGAGCCTAAAGCAATATAAAACATGAAATTAGCAGAAATATCCATAAAACGTCCTTCATTAGTTATCGTATTATTTACGATTCTAACATTAGGAGGACTGTTCAGTTACAGTAATTTAGGTTACGAATTGATTCCGAAATTTGAAACAAACGTGATTTCAATTTCAACTGTATATCCCGGTGCATCTCCTAGTGAGGTGGAAAACACCGTTACTAAAAAGATCGAAGACGCAATTTCGTCCCTCGAAAACATCAAAAAAATTGACTCGAAATCTTTTGAAAGTTTATCATCGGTTGCGATAACATTGACATCAACCGCTGATGTTAATATTTCTATGAACGATGCGCAACGAAAGATAAATGCCATTATCAATGACTTGCCAGATGATGCACAAGCGCCTTCGTTAAACAAGTTTTCTTTGAGTGATTTACCAATCATGACCATTGGTGCCAACGGAAAAATGGACGAAGTAGCATTTTATGACTTAGTTGATAAAAAATTAGCGCCCGTACTATCACGTGTACAAGGAGTTGCACAAGTAAACATCACTGGTGGACAAGAACGTGAGATTCAGGTCAATCTTGATGCCGTAAAAATGCAAGCCTACGGACTCTCAGTTCCTCAGGTGCAACAAAACATTCTATCTTCGAACTTAGATTTTCCAACA
Proteins encoded:
- the odhB gene encoding 2-oxoglutarate dehydrogenase complex dihydrolipoyllysine-residue succinyltransferase encodes the protein MILEMKVPSPGESIKEVEIATWLVKDGDYVEKDQAIAEVDSDKATLELPAEASGIITLKAEEGDAVAVGAVVCLIDTSAAKPSGDAPVAAVEAPKAEVKAEAPKATPVAVAPAATYASGTPSPAARKILDEKNIAPASITGTGKDGRITKDDAVNAVPSMGTPTGGSRGTERTKLSMLRRKVAERLVAAKNETAMLTTFNEVNMTPINMIRNEYKDAFKAKHGGIGLGYMSFFTKAVTRALQLFPDVNSMMDGDHKIAFDFCDISIAVSGPKGLMVPVVRNAENLTFRGVEADIKRLALKARDGQITVDDMTGGTFTITNGGVFGSMLSTPIINPPQSGILGMHNIIERPIAVNGKVEIHPMMYVALSYDHRIIDGRESVGFLVAVKEALENPMELLMDNNPKKALEL
- a CDS encoding T9SS type A sorting domain-containing protein produces the protein MKNITLFIFLLVFSIGFSQNAPITFENGEFGSTWSFATFENGSGAGYSKVPNPFPGGINSSATVGKFIAGTTVSGAAPYAGFETAHASGANGIGTFTLSTSNSIIKIMVYKSVISDVAIKFAIANGGAQQEIKVANTKINEWEELTFDFSGKIGLFETINIDQIIFFLDFNARTAETTSYFDNVTFSAKPAATTPIIAAPTPTVAAADVISLFSNPYTNVTVDNWRADWGQSGNVLSDIQVAGNDTKKYTDLSYFGVITEANKIDASAMLNFHIDVWTPDVTTFKVKIVDFGADGAYQGGDDKEFEITRTLTLSGWNSLEIPLSEFTGLTTKAHIAQFVFSGSPGTIFIDNVYFNKVAIVAPPATAPYAPVTFETGEYGSTWVLTSFDNPSGGSTASLLASNPDKTGINTSNTAAKFTALVAGAWYTGFETAHASGTNGIGTFTLNETNSTIKMMVYKDVISKVGIKLARPDGGSTGEITVTNTKINEWEELTFNFAGKIGEGVSTGIDQIIVFPDFIPEGTTRSADHVCYVDNITFSAKITAPVAATAPTEAAPTPPVRVATDVKSIYSEAYAVYKAGDWCKCWGQSTDVTDELIATNNTRKLSNFNYQGITLPGAEVFDLSDMTKMHVDLWSSSATSVKINLINPGPVESGVTLTIAAGWNSFDVILNAANFPGINFSNVFQMSLSSTPSGTTVYLDNFYFYKSTVVVAPTEPTVAAPIPTTPAANVISMFSNTYTNVPVTTWRTDWSVGSTLTDMQIAGNDTKKYTNLNYFGVDATGTIDATQMLYFHIDVWTPDLTAFRVKLVDFGANGVYQGGDDVEFEVTRTPNLSGWNSYDIPFSEFTGLTTKGHIAQLVLSGAPAGTVYIDNVYFSKTVANLGVANFETSKVMMYPNPVTNYLTIEANSAIEKVSVYTLLGQEVLVKNPKSNAVTIQTNELSKGVYIVKTNVDGKVITTKMIKE